GAGGAATTTCACCGGAGGCAGGGTCCTTATTCTTTTTGACAAAACAAGATCCCTTCCACTTGATATATGTTTTCGACCCAAACCTGAAATGCATCAATTCACGAGTGACATCTCTCGCCTCTGCATCGGTTAATTAAGCCGTTGACGGATTCCGGACTCCAAAACACAAAGATGCCAACTCCATGGCTCCAATACAATACGTACTGCCAGACGGGTGGTTTGCCTATCCCTCGTCACCTCCTCAAAAAGGAGGCAGCATTGCGTTCGCGTGTTTTCAAACAGAGAAAGCACCATGATTATCACGgggggaaagaagaagaagcaaaggtAAACAGTAGCCAGTAGCTGTCGTCCGTGTCATCAAGTCATGTGCCTTCGCTACCGATCGGCAGTGATTACGCATCGAGTGTTTACTTTCCAGGTCAAGCTTGATGTGATCATGTGCCTAATCTAATCTAGCGGAGGAGCATGTACTACCCTGAGAAAAGTGAAGCTATCTCACCTGCTCTTCCCGAGCCATCTGCCGCGTTGCAATGCAAATCCTGCACCCGTGATTAAAGAAAAAAGGGGTCAAAAACTTAAAAAATCTCCGTTGCCAATGCATCATGCTCCGACCCGGCTGCCGGTAACAGCTGAACAGCCAGACCGTGCACCGTACTGCACCGCGCTTCGTAGCCGTGGCCGTGGTTGCTGCCGACGGCTGGCACCGGAGAGGCGGAGACTCCGGAGGCGACAAAAAAAGGGAGGGGGAAAAGAAAGACCACGGTGCGTGCAACCGCGGCGGTTGGACTTTATTTCCATTTTTCCAGGATGTGGGTGGTGGGCGGCTTGGCTTGACGACTTTCACTCTCCGTGTCCGTCTGTCTTGCGCATCTGGCGGCCTTCCCCTTTCAGCGccgcttcctcttcctcgtccatCCCCCCTGCCCACAAGCTTCCGGCAGCTGTGTCCTGTTCCTCCCCGTCGACCCCCTGCCTGGCTGCCTGAGGTACTGCCCGTGCCCTCTTCCTTGCCCTGCTGCATGCCCTGCGCAGATCTGGGCtttcttttcgttttcttcTCTTCGGTTGGTTGGTCGGGAGGCAGGAGCCTCGGGGGGCTTGTGGTCAAGGTGGGGAGGGGTTGATTTTTAGGGGTAGACGAGTGGGAGGCATCGGTGGTGGGAGTGCACCTTCTTCCTCGTGCGTCGCTGAGCGTTACTGGCTCCGATTGCTGGGTAGTGCTGCGCTGCCGCTGTTGAATGGGGAAAGGGGCCGGTGTACGAAATTCAGGAAACTCTACTGAAAATTCGGGAGTGACAGTGGAAGGCAATGGTGATCGTTTCgaggaaattattttgtgtgtgtagAATTCCTGGAGCTCTCGGGATGTGTATGTGTGTTGGGCACGGTAACTCATCATGTATTTGTTCTTCTGTAGGGAATGTTGTGGCAACTGATGCAGTACTAAAGCTTCGGCATGGAGCGATGTGACTGCATTGAGCCGCTGTGGCCGACTGATGAGCTCCTCATCAAGTATCAATACATCTCGGACTTCTTCATAGCACTTGCATATTTCTCTATCCCGTTGGAACTGATATACTTTGTGAAGAAGTCGTCCTTCTTCCCATACAGATGGGTTTTGATCCAGTTTGGTGCTTTCATAGTCCTGTGTGGAGCAACTCATCTCATAAACCTGTGGACTTTCACCACACACACGAAAACTGTCGCTTTGGTCATGACAGTAGCGAAGGTTTCGACAGCTGTTGTTTCCTGTGCAACAGCTTTGATGCTTGTTCACATCATCCCTGACTTGTTGAGTGTGAAAACGAGGGAGTTGTTTCTGAAGAATAAAGCTGAAGAGCTTGATTGGGAAATGGGCTTGATAAGGACACAAGAAGAGACTGGAAGACATGTTAGGATGCTAACTCATGAAATCAGAAGCACACTCAATAGACATACGATTTTGAAGACTACTATTGTTGAGCTAGGAAGGACCCTGGGTCTGGAAGAATGTGCCCTGTGGATGCCATCACGAAGTGGTTCAAGTCTCCAGCTTTCTCACACTCTGCGCCACCAGATTACTGTTGGGTCATCTATATCCATTAACCTTCCTGTTGTCAACCAAGTGTTCAGTAGCAATCGAGCAATTATAATACCCCACACATCTCCTTTGGCAAGGATTCGACCTCTTGCCGGACGATATGTTCCACCAGAAGTGGCTGCAGTGCGTGTACCTCTTCTAAATCTTTCAAACTTCCAAATAAATGATTGGCCAGAGCTTTCAGCAAAAAGCTATGCAATTATGGTTCTTATGCTTCCATCTGATAGTGCAAGGAACTGGCATGTGCATGAGTTGGAGCTTGTTGAGGTGGTCGCCGATCAGGTTAATGCTGTTTCTTATAAGATAAATATTTATAGGAGTGAATGCTGTTTAATATGGTATCAAACTCTTATGCTCGTTCTGTTTCATTATGCAGGTAGCAGTTGCACTCTCTCATGCAGCTATTCTTGAAGAGTCCATGCGTGCACGCGATTTACTAATGGAGCAAAATGTTGCCCTGGATTTAGCTCGGCGAGAGGCTGAAATGGCCATCCGTGCTCGGAATGATTTTCTAGCTGTTATGAATCATGAAATGCGTACACCAATGAATGCAATTATAGCCCTTTCATCCTTACTTTTGGAAACTGAACTCACTCCTGAGCAGCGGCTAATGGTGGAAACTGTATTGAAAAGCAGCAACCTTTTAGCAACACTAATCAATGATGTGTTAGATCTTTCCAAACTTGAGGATGGTAGCCTTGAATTGGAGATTAGAGCATTCAATCTTCATGCTGTTTTCAAAGAGGTCTGCAGCATTGTCCTTTATGGTTGTCTACTTTCTATGCAAAGTTCACTTCCCTGAATTTTTTCATTGGTCTCGCAGGTCATGGGTTTCATCAGACCAATTGCAGCTATCAAGAGTCTGTCTATGTCGGTTATGTTAGCACCAGACTTGCCATTATGTGCGATTGGCGACGAAAAGAGGCTAATGCAAACTATTCTGAATATATCCGGTAATGCTGTGAAGTTTACCAAGGAGGGCCACATCACACTTGTAGCTTCCGTTCTGAAGCCTGATTCTTTAAGAGAGTTCAGAACCCCGGATTTCCATCCAGCTGCAAGTGATGACCATTTCTATTTGAAAGTTCAGGTAACCAATATAGGGGCTTGTGTGAATGGTTTTTCTTAATGTTATGAACTCATGTTCTCACTATAGGGTTTAGAAGTCAAGATCTAAAAACAAGACACTTAGATGCACCGTGCATCATTCACGGTCATATTTAGAAACCTGTGCTCAACATGTGTGTGTCTGAAATTACCCATTTCTGACCATTGCCAATGACTATTGGCATGTGCTGCAACAGAAAGCTTGGCTGGGCTGTTTCGTTATATGATCCTCAAGTTGTCCATATGAATTGTTATGCCACTTTGGTCTAGGTTCGATATGTGTTTTCGCTGCAATCTGTTATTTCATCTTGTTTGTAACACCACAGAGCAAAGACCTAAATTGAATTAGCCAAAAGCCCCAAAACCACACAGTATTAAATGGAAACATAAAGTAGTGGCACATATGACGATGTACCAAAATCAACCCATCATGTTCCCAACTATGCAAGAACGATGTTAAGATATGGCAAGAAATTATCTCATCAGAATAGCAGACATACTAACAAGATCAAGGGCATGTTTGGTTCATGACTAGCCTTGCCATAACTAACTTTAGGCAGATTGTGGCTGTCACAAAAATTGTGATGGGCAAAATGGCCACCACAAGTTGGTTTGACAAGAAAATGACCCTATGAGAAGTGGACTATATGGCTAACAAAATGTGGCAATGAACCAAATACATACCTAAGATGTTGTGGCAGGCCACATAAAAATGGCATCAAAATTGTGAATATGCAACAGAAACATGgcataaaaaaatgtaactACAAAAACATACAACACTGGGGAAAAATCAATTTgttaaatatgaatatattgtTACTTTCTATGGCAACGTTTTTCTTCTACTGTGGTTTCTGTAACTGAAGCCCCAATTATTGTGGTTCCTTGATATTTACTCTGGGTTTAGGCCGGTTTAGCATGGATCAGGGTCGGCCGGTCAGTTTTGCTTTCAAAGGCCCCAGATCTGACCATTTGGGTTCTCCGTTCTTAATTAGCCAAatagttgtggttttgtgaattTATTTTCAAAAGTTGTGGTTCTCCCCCCCACTGTTTTCTTGATTATTTATAGCCTGTTTTATTCTTGTATTGTAGCTAAAAGATACAGGCTGCGGTATTAGCCCTCAAGATCTGCCTCATGTATTTACAAAATTCGCTCAAAATCAGCCTGGAGGTAACCAAGGATACAATGGTAGTGGCCTTGGCCTTGCCATTTGCAGGAGGTAATTCAATAGCGCACAcagatatttttattttgtcttGTTAGGGTTCATAATCTAGTCAATCACTCATTCCAAAACTCTGGCAACCATTCTGAAAAATCCTATGCAGGTTTGTTACCCTGATGGGAGGGCACATCTGGCTAGAGAGTGAAGGAACAGGAAGAGGCTGCACGGCCACATTTGTCATCAGGCTTGGTGTATCTGACAATACAAACACATATCAGCAGCAGTTGACCCCCCTCGGCTGGCCAAGCAATGGAGATACTGATTCTGCCGGTCCGAAGGCCCTTCTCGAAGAGAGGAGGCCGGCTTCACTGAAACCTCGTTACCAGAGGAGCGTATGAGCCACACTGTAAATGATCGATGGCATGGTATCGAGTAGGGAGTTGTAGTTAGTTTCGCGCCCTCTAATTTTGTGCTTAGTATTGTGGTAGTTGGCATATATTGTACAAATAATGTATACCAAATGGGACTGTAGACTGCAGTTGTGTTCCTGGGCACAAAACACTAACTTGCTGCATTCAGTACTAGAACGCGTATTTTGTGTGTGCGTGACCCAATTAGCTCATGCCTCATGGGCTGTTCTGTCGTATCAGGTCCAAACCACTACGGAGAAACAACGTGTAAAAGATACAGTAAAGAAAATAGTTTATAGGTATGAAAAACAAGCCCATATGGTCTGTAGAAGTCCGATATCGAACTCTTGTTTGGAGGATATGAAAAATAAGCATATATAATGGCTCTTGATTCCCGTTATTCCTCCCTGTTTTGGTTATTTCTGATCTTAAAATTCATTTTCTTAATGAATATAGGCAGAATATTGGTGTCTCCACATATGTTCTTGTTCTGAACATCTGTTTGGTTTCGCTTATACCTGAGTGATGACTGACTGATGAGAGGGCATTTGCCGCTTAATGCCAGGCCCTCCTGGGTGCCTGACCAACGATGAGCTGCTCCCTGCATCAGCTGtctcttttccttttagtTTGCTTTGTTCTTTGGTTTTACGGAGTAGAATAGCTTACcgtttgttttgttctttggTCTTATAGACTAGCTTGGTTCTTCGGTAAGCTTCCCTTGTCtggttttcttctttcatgttttcatgttttgattgtactccttccgtctcaaaataaataacatAGATTTGTgtatatagatttttatacagattcacgtcacttatttccggacggagggagtaagtttTAGCTTCTTAACCTTCAAATACAAAATAACACATATTTTAGCGTGTTCCAAAAATAAAAGGGTTACCGCATGAGATTTTCCCCTTCAATTGGATGCTTGAATTAAACTCGATACTTGATTAAGCTGGAAAACAAGGGAACAAGCCTCCAGGGTCGCTAGCTGTTTCCGAAGAGACAACGAGTTCTTCGTCGAGTTTACAAGGGATTAATAACTGGGCCCATCTGGACGTCACTGAATCCCCTActaatttctttcttgtctcGCGCACGGCACCAATCGAGCACACCGTCCACGACTCAGGTCGCGTGCGTGGCTAGGGTTGGTTTCGTCCTCCGGATTCCGGCTCCCCTCTTCGCGCCACCCCGGCGAGACCCCAGACCGCCGGCGCATCGATCGAGGCTATGATGGCGGCGCATAAGATCCCCCTGGAGGTCGCCCACACCCTCGTCGAAATCGCCGAGGTCGCGCGCTACGCCTACGAGCATCGCTCCGGTCGCAGTCCGGCCCCCGACGACACCACGCCCCCACCCGTTGATGCCGTTGACGGGGCGGAGGCCACGCGGTTGCGGGCGGAGAACGCGATCCTCCGCGCCCGTCTCGCCGACGACCTCGCGCTCCTTCGCGAGCTTCACGGCGCCCCCTTTGTTTCTCAGGAGTGCCCACCCGATGTGAGCTCCTCGTACATCTTTCTTAGATGCCCTCGCAGATTGATTTTCCTTTTGCCCCCTCTAGGAATAGAAACACATGTGCATCCGCAATTGGCAATTTTAGCATCCATGGCGTGAGATAGTAGCATTGTAGTTTTAGGGGATTTCGAGCCATTGCAGAACAGTTATGTTACTTCTCAGAATTCAGCTCCATTATATTAATGAGGGTATATATATCTACTGTGTGAAAAGGAAGCTAGAGTAATCATCTAAAATCTCCATGATATGAACTCAAGATAAGTAGACTTGTAAATTCATCATGCTGACATGGCACAACCGATTCAGCTTATAATTATTCGATTCATTTTAAATGTTGATTAACATCTTTCCttgatgtgattttttttatgcagttACATAATCGTCTTGTAGCATCAGTCAACAATGGTAACTTCCTTGCTCACCTTGAGAAAGTACGAGATGAGCCACTCCATCAACATACTGAACTATTTCCTGGTGATATGGCAGGTTAGTCCTTGCTAAACCTCGTGAAGTTTGTTTCTGAAATACGCTCTCGATTACATTCTGCCGATTGTTATGCATTTGAcatatttctgttttttggATCAAATACAAACCAGAGGTGGAAATTGGAGATATTCCATACTCTAAAGGTGATGGGAAGAATGGGTCATGGCTCTTGGTCTCGTGTGATAATGCTGGGGGTAATTTGGAGGAAATTAGTGGAATTGATGATGAAAATTATGTAATTGTTAATGAAGATGACATTGTCGATGCTATTTCCACCTTTGTTGCTAGGTGCATTCTTGAAGATCCAAAGGCCAaggtattttcttttccagaaTTGCTGAGCATCCTCTCCAGCACTACTTTGTTGTTCTAAATGTTCGCTGCTATGTTTTGTCCAGACATTATCATCAGCGGACCTGCAAAAGGGTACGTCTATTCTCTATACTTTTCCTGTCAAGTTTAATTTGTGTGTTTGTCCTTATAAATGCTGTATCTTAAATCATGGCAAAAAGAAAGTTAATTGGGTCTATTTCATGAGTACAGGTTTACTATAATGGAAAAAAATGTGGAACTTTTCAGTTAGGCTCTTTGCAATTGAATCTGCCTAATCCGTTGAAAGTTTGAttatgtttctgttttgattaCACATAGTCACATATAACTTACAACCTTGTGAAACTCATCCACTCACTGCAAGATTTTCTGTATGGTTCTTATACTATGTTGTGGTAATTCATCTTTTTGATACATTGACTTCCAATTATTTTGCTGATAATATCTTTAGAGAAAATAAAGATTGCCATGGTTGGAAGGGTTACCTTTAATTTGATTCAGGTTGCACGGTGGtagttttttgtttgtttgcttgatcTCTGGATTCTTATTTGCCTGCATTGCACATGAATTACTTTGAACAATAATTTCTTATATAGGGTACAGACAGTTATTTCTTGATTGCATGGAAACCTAGCTTAATTAAATATGTGTACCTTTGTTAGTTTTAGTGTGCTCGACTCTCCTTTTGGTTGTACTATGTTATACTATATATTACATGTGTTCTAACTTCTGATTTGTAAGCAGCTGTTGCAATGGCATTGGGATCCATGACAGATCGGAAGAAATGGATAAGTTTCTGGGAGGCTGGAAAAGTGATTTACATACTGGCAACTTGGGGGATCACAATAGCAGGGTAAAGTACCCACATTGACAATGTTAGTGTTACACTTTACAAGCGAGTGCACTGTTATTTTAACTTTCTTCCGATTGGATGCAGGCTGTATAGGAGTCGTGCTGTCCTGAAAATGGCAGCGAAAGGAGCTGTTGTGTCCGCCAAATTTGTCATGAAGGCAATGTGAAGTGCCAAAGAATAGTGGCATCACGATCATGCGCAATGATCTGCAAGTTGTGAATACAAACTCGTTGCGTCAGCTGTACATATGTATCGTGTGATGTGGTTTATTTGTAAACTATGATTGTTAAGATATGCCATAAGTTCGGAATGATAATGACGTCTGATTGTTTATGAGTGATAATAATGGGGCATATGTCTGCTTGGCATGCTTCAGTTGATTTGTGGGAACTGTCGTTTCTTCATGTAGTGAACTTCCTCTTTGTTGTACTACACCTCACGGCAAGGTTCCGTATGGTGCAAATTCCTGAGATGTCAGGTCGTGAGGTTTgttagttttgttttctttgttccaTGTGTACAGAGATTTTGTATGTGTGCAACTTACTTGGTGAAATTTTTCGCTCAGTGCAACCTGAGAACTATTCTCGTAGATTGTTggacaaaataaataaatgcatGGATCAGATCAAACGTGAAAAATGCCACCAGCCATTTAAACTCAATGGTAAGGgttatctttatctttactactacttaatttgcagtttggtATGTACGTTGGTCCGTCACCCAACCGACCCCCGCgcgagaaaaaagaaaacggaaAAAAGGATCCCCTACCTGCCCTTCGCTCGCATCTCTCTCCCGATAGGAttctcctcgcctccgccgccgcccttcctcGCCTCCGACGCTGCCGCCACTGTTCCCCatctctgccgccgccaccctctatcctcgcctccgccgctgtTCCCCAtctctgccgccgccctctATCCTCGCGTGCTCCGGCCATCAACCACCCGCTAGGGTTCCCATTAGGGCGCTCCAGCGGCATCACCTCCCGCCGCTGGGGCCATGGCGCAGCTGCTGTCCCCTCATCCCGATCTGGATCGCCGCCCACCGCTGgggccatggcgccggcccGAGCCGCTGTCCACCTCGccctctcctcctcatcctgaTCTGGAACGCCGGCAGGTGCATCGCCGCCCGCTGCCGGGGACAACCCGCCTCGCCCTCTCCACCTCATCCCGATCTGCATCGAGCTAACGAGCGTCTGTACCCTTTCCCCGCCGCAGGGGCATCGCCGCCCGGCCCGATTCCGCGTGTGGGGCGTGGACTCGGACCCCCTCGACTACCTCAGCGGGGCAAGCGGCTGGTCCTCCGGAGTTGGAGTTCTCCTGATCCGTTCAGAGGTTAGCGGTGatttctgttcttttctttgcgTATAGTCCTTGTCGACGAGGTACACCCCGACGCATCAGTAGCAAATTTACTATGTTCTCATGTCAAGATCTCCTCTGGAATTTTTCCAGTGAGTGTAAATTTGTATCTCCGGTTCATCtttgtaagtttttttttcattgcacTGCATCTGCACTAATCGCTGACTGTCCTCCTTGCAGGTTCGAGCCTTGGATTCATTTATGTGTCTCCAGAAATATTATCCTCGTGGTCTCAGATTAATAATGCGAGGAGATAGTAGGCTGCCAGCAAGAAGCGGCGACGGGAGTGAATGAGTGAAACTAATgtgtttctcctttttctcttaCCTGTTCATGTTATAATCTTTATACTGGATCTTCGTGTAGGAAGTTTTGGATAACAAAGTCAGCTACATAGAGGATGCCAATGTTGTCCTAACTCATCAGGAGGTAATGCTTAGATAGTTAGATTACAGATCACTactttccttttctgtttctaGATTACTCATCACTCCTTTCCTTTCTCTGTTTCTGTTTACatgttgcttcttttcttcagaCTTCTCTTAAAGAAAGATCAAGTGGGCTGCAGGAAACCAACAAAGCACCGCTGGAGCCGGTAAGAATTACAAAGTCTGTCTTGAActatttatttctctttggTTAGTTGGTTGAGAAAATGTATCATTAAAGAAATAGAAATACTAATGCTATGTAAAATGTTTCTTGTGGACAAACATTAGTGAATTTTCTCCAGAGAAAACAACATTTATTTTCCAAAAGGTGTTACGACATATGCATTTCGATTCTAAttctcattaaaaaaaatctcatctGTTGGTATTAAAAATCACATATAGGATGGCAAGAGTTGCGAAGAAAAACATGTTGCCTACAGGGATTGCAGCTATGTTGTGGGGCATTTCCAAAATGAATGGCCTCATGAACCAGAACCAGTTGGGATTATTCTCTCTAAAATGCACGAGAGCTGCTTCGGTGGGGTTGCAAGACTTCTTCAACATCGGGGCTGCAAAAAAGGGATGGGCGCCATGGATCCCAAGCCTCCAACTCTAGAGGATGTGGAGAAGGATAGAACAGTTCAAGGCGGGCCAAGAGGTTTCAGTTTATTTGAgctgcttttgttttttgaaaacTGCAATGTGTTGTTGCAAAAAGTATTTTTCTTGTCGGTCTGTTGCGGTCTCTTTGGTCTGTTTGTGGCTATCAGTAGATTTTAAGCTCGGAGGTAGTCGCCGAGTCATTTCAAGTCAAGGTGGAGTTTTAATGTCTTGAAATATCATTGTGATATTTTGTATACGCTTGAATTTTTACATGGATTATGTGCGGTACTTGATTTCACATGCATTATGTGTGGTAAATTACTGTATATGGGAAGCAAGCGCAACGTGATAATTGTTGCAACCAGTCATAAGCCACGAGCCATGTAGTCGTTTGTGAACtataatgattttttattagtGTTTACATACCTATTCACAGTTTGCATTTCCAATTCACGTGTTTGTTGTCTATATGTTTGTGAAAATTATAATATTTTTATTCATGTTTTGATGGATGAGTTTGTCgatccgtagcaacgcacggacactcCACTAATGATTCCTTAAGTCGTAGTGGGGATTTCCACCTTTGATATGGTCCATGCGTTTTTAATCCAATAATTTACCAACATAGTTTATAAGTGTTCACTGAATGGGAGTTTCACTCTACACTTGACTTCGTCTCGTATAACGTGACAACTAAGCGCTTTTATATTTCAAGAAAGAAACACATCATTATTTGGTTAATAACATAGGAATTTCTACTCTCATTTTTCATAAaatcttgtcgtggttttagttcaaaaatcGACAAAAGTTTATGAACGGAGAAAGTAGCAATTTTGCAGGGTGTTGAGCGGCCTTAAAATGTGTATTGGAATGACCTGTGGGCTGGGCCAACCCAAGCAGGCCTGCGCGACCCACCGACTTCCTCCCCCATTCCCCGGTCTTCTGTATCGGCTCGCCATTTATGCTTGGAAACCCttctcgccgcgccgccaccccccCAGAAAAACCTCGCATCATCCCTGCCACGGCAGAGGCATCGAATTTCCCACGCCAAATCCGCCATGGCCACCAAATcccacaagaagaagaaggtttcCTCCCCAAACCCCTCTATCCAGGCCAAGGCCCCCTCCCCGGACCAAAAGCCTAACCCTCCGAAACCAGCGAAGGAGCGAGATACAGCGTCAGCGTCGGCATCCGCATCGGCGAAGAAGCCGAAGAAGAAGCCTAACCCTCCGAAACCAGCGGAGGAACCAGATACGGCGTCGGCATCGGCTAAGACGCcgaagaagcagaaggtgACAAATGAGATCGACGACATCTTCCAGGCCGCTAAGTCCGACAAGAAGCGCAAGTCGcaacaggaggaggaggaagccgtTGGGAGCAAGAAGGCCAAAAAGGGCAGGGCCGAGGGGGCTAGTAAGAAAAGTAAGGAGAGTAGGGGCAAGGGTAGGGAGCCGGAAAACGTGGAGGGTGAAGAGaagcggccgcggcggcgcacgaATGACGGGCTCACCATATACTCCGCCGATGAACTCGGGTTCGGCAAGGCCAACGCTGGGGGCACTGCGCTCTGCCCGTTCGACTGCGATTGCTGCTTCTGAGCCTTTCCGGGGACTTCCCTGACCGAGGTGATGTGATCAAGTTATATCACTGTTGTGTTTGTAATGCTGGATGAATTCATTAGCTATGTGCTTAGATTTGTGCTCAGATGAAATTTTGGTTGATGTTGACAATTTTATAAGAGCTCCTGATGATGTATCTTCCTAATATAACCAGTTACATAAGGATAGTTTCATGATGTCTGCTAAGCtgttgtgaattgtgataACTGCTGTGAATTGAGCATCAGGAACCTGTTTAACGTTATGTACTGGAGTCCAGTTGATCACTTTTTCTCATATGCATATGGAGctcttgcaaaccaaatactaCTGTTCTGGACTTCTGGTATATCAGTATTATGCcatgaaaaatgttttcattAGTGATTCATTTGTAAAATGCCTGAATAAAAACGAACACCCTCAAGCTTTGCTCCAATGTAGCAAATGAAGCTCTCTTCTTCATTACTTGGAAGATTTTTTGTCTCTATGAGGTGGAAATTAAAGGTGCTTCCTGGCCTTGGtgtcaaaaatatattttccctTCAAATTATGTCTAAAGCTAGAAGTATGGTTTCGTTTTCTACTTCAGTGTGTTAAGTAAAGACGGATTAGCATTTTTAGCCCCGGcctgattcttttttttaaacaaaaaatagagGTTTCCCCTCAGTCCCATTTTATAAATTAGACTAAGCAGCAGTCTGATCCGGATTGCAGCAAAATGTCGTGGCAACAAAGGCCCAGGTTCAGCCAATACTAAGAAAACTAGATAACTATAGCAAACGAGAGTTCAGATGATCTGCCTAGACAGAAACTTGGTCTGACTGGGTGAACCAGTTGGTTGTGGACAGCTGAAGCTGCAGCTCCTCCACAGTCCAGACCCCAGATTCCTTTCTGTAGTAATGAGTGGTATAGCTTAAGTTGACTGATTAACTTAACAGTAAGAATTTAAAGATAGCACTGATGCAAGGCAATGGCCTGGCCTACTGATTTACATGAGGCAACTTGATCTCATTTGGACTTCACCAAAACATTGTGAATGTTTGCAAGTTAATTCTGCTGCTGTTAATGCTGGCATCCACACTCCCTACTGTGTAATCACTGCACGTTTGTTGTTAATTCAGTGCACATTCTTAATGTAACGATGGTTTTGTATGGGTACTTCTATATTCAGGGCATATGTTTTACATACCATAATATGATTCTTGACactgttcttgttcttgtgctCTGAAGTTTGAAATTGGAAGAACATTCAGCAATCCATATTAGCTTTGTTATATGTACTTATACTATATGGGAGGGTTGAGAACCCATTTTGGATTGGCAATAGTTTCTCAAGTGGGTAAAGGAACCTACAGTAAGA
This is a stretch of genomic DNA from Brachypodium distachyon strain Bd21 chromosome 1, Brachypodium_distachyon_v3.0, whole genome shotgun sequence. It encodes these proteins:
- the LOC100838947 gene encoding uncharacterized protein LOC100838947, encoding MMAAHKIPLEVAHTLVEIAEVARYAYEHRSGRSPAPDDTTPPPVDAVDGAEATRLRAENAILRARLADDLALLRELHGAPFVSQECPPDLHNRLVASVNNGNFLAHLEKVRDEPLHQHTELFPGDMAEVEIGDIPYSKGDGKNGSWLLVSCDNAGGNLEEISGIDDENYVIVNEDDIVDAISTFVARCILEDPKAKTLSSADLQKAVAMALGSMTDRKKWISFWEAGKVIYILATWGITIAGLYRSRAVLKMAAKGAVVSAKFVMKAM
- the LOC100839253 gene encoding uncharacterized protein C6G9.01c; the protein is MATKSHKKKKVSSPNPSIQAKAPSPDQKPNPPKPAKERDTASASASASAKKPKKKPNPPKPAEEPDTASASAKTPKKQKVTNEIDDIFQAAKSDKKRKSQQEEEEAVGSKKAKKGRAEGASKKSKESRGKGREPENVEGEEKRPRRRTNDGLTIYSADELGFGKANAGGTALCPFDCDCCF
- the LOC100823426 gene encoding probable ethylene response sensor 1 is translated as MERCDCIEPLWPTDELLIKYQYISDFFIALAYFSIPLELIYFVKKSSFFPYRWVLIQFGAFIVLCGATHLINLWTFTTHTKTVALVMTVAKVSTAVVSCATALMLVHIIPDLLSVKTRELFLKNKAEELDWEMGLIRTQEETGRHVRMLTHEIRSTLNRHTILKTTIVELGRTLGLEECALWMPSRSGSSLQLSHTLRHQITVGSSISINLPVVNQVFSSNRAIIIPHTSPLARIRPLAGRYVPPEVAAVRVPLLNLSNFQINDWPELSAKSYAIMVLMLPSDSARNWHVHELELVEVVADQVAVALSHAAILEESMRARDLLMEQNVALDLARREAEMAIRARNDFLAVMNHEMRTPMNAIIALSSLLLETELTPEQRLMVETVLKSSNLLATLINDVLDLSKLEDGSLELEIRAFNLHAVFKEVMGFIRPIAAIKSLSMSVMLAPDLPLCAIGDEKRLMQTILNISGNAVKFTKEGHITLVASVLKPDSLREFRTPDFHPAASDDHFYLKVQLKDTGCGISPQDLPHVFTKFAQNQPGGNQGYNGSGLGLAICRRFVTLMGGHIWLESEGTGRGCTATFVIRLGVSDNTNTYQQQLTPLGWPSNGDTDSAGPKALLEERRPASLKPRYQRSV